A section of the Methanosarcina mazei S-6 genome encodes:
- the cobZ gene encoding alpha-ribazole phosphatase CobZ, whose protein sequence is MKLSDIEERDLKKGQPENIEEKATIDILDVLAEEGISVQDLADTALEMYVPHPGLETREKAEALFKRELKFALSDPNLCLLIYSGVLLEREGKAGNLPNLSKKSYEKDLTFIIADEVLGTSIATYISGSKGAFEFVRYDKQKPGILANLGPFMDDVIGGLIGGVSSNMYSRGMAEFERKD, encoded by the coding sequence TTGAAGTTATCAGATATTGAGGAAAGAGACCTTAAAAAAGGGCAGCCTGAAAATATAGAGGAAAAAGCTACCATTGATATCCTTGATGTCCTGGCTGAAGAAGGCATAAGTGTCCAGGACCTTGCAGATACAGCTCTCGAAATGTATGTCCCTCACCCTGGACTTGAGACAAGGGAAAAAGCTGAAGCTCTGTTTAAAAGAGAACTCAAATTCGCTCTTTCTGACCCCAATCTCTGCCTTTTGATTTACTCAGGGGTCCTGCTTGAGAGAGAGGGAAAAGCCGGAAACCTTCCTAACCTCAGCAAAAAGTCTTACGAAAAAGACCTGACGTTTATAATTGCGGACGAAGTGCTCGGCACAAGCATAGCAACCTACATCAGCGGCTCCAAAGGTGCATTCGAGTTCGTCAGGTACGATAAGCAAAAACCCGGGATTCTTGCAAACCTGGGACCTTTTATGGACGATGTCATAGGAGGCCTCATAGGAGGGGTGTCCTCCAATATGTATTCAAGAGGGATGGCAGAGTTTGAAAGAAAAGACTGA
- the cobS gene encoding adenosylcobinamide-GDP ribazoletransferase, which yields MNSYLLAFKSGFGFLSTIPVGITMEGIDELMKKIFFYPVVGAVLGLLIGIVAYAGQLVFPDPVLAAIIMGFVYYITGFNHLDGVTDMGDGFMAHGSLEKKVKALKDTTLGTGGVAFGILVLLTFYGSIRSVQEEGIAAFGSNLPFLMFASMFIAEVSAKQSMLTIAAFGKPLPRPKEQTYPGLGEMTINGATRKNFLIGFIFGAVVCCLPFGLIGLIPYLAACISALVLLNRSYAHFGGLNGDGIGTANEIGRITALIVIAVTLKLSLNGYLGGLEWTLL from the coding sequence ATGAATTCATATTTACTTGCATTTAAGTCAGGTTTTGGTTTTCTGTCCACGATCCCTGTAGGAATTACTATGGAAGGGATCGATGAACTCATGAAAAAGATTTTTTTTTACCCTGTAGTGGGAGCCGTTCTCGGGCTTTTAATAGGGATAGTTGCATATGCAGGACAGCTGGTATTTCCGGATCCTGTTCTGGCAGCTATTATTATGGGGTTCGTATATTACATCACAGGCTTTAACCACCTCGATGGAGTCACGGACATGGGAGACGGATTTATGGCCCATGGATCCCTTGAGAAAAAAGTCAAAGCCCTTAAAGACACAACCCTCGGGACAGGAGGGGTTGCTTTTGGCATACTTGTACTGCTTACCTTTTACGGCTCTATAAGGTCAGTCCAGGAAGAAGGAATTGCTGCATTTGGCTCTAATCTTCCGTTCCTGATGTTCGCATCCATGTTTATAGCGGAAGTCAGCGCCAAGCAGTCCATGTTAACAATTGCAGCTTTTGGAAAACCACTTCCACGGCCGAAGGAACAAACTTATCCTGGCCTCGGGGAGATGACAATAAACGGAGCAACCAGGAAAAATTTTCTTATAGGATTTATTTTCGGTGCGGTTGTATGCTGCCTGCCCTTTGGACTGATAGGGCTTATTCCATACCTGGCAGCATGCATCTCTGCTCTCGTACTCCTTAACAGGAGTTATGCACACTTTGGTGGCTTGAACGGTGACGGAATCGGTACAGCCAACGAGATTGGGAGGATAACTGCCCTGATTGTAATTGCAGTTACCCTTAAACTTTCATTAAATGGATACCTTGGAGGTTTAGAATGGACGCTATTGTAA
- a CDS encoding NTP transferase domain-containing protein encodes MDAIVMAGGFGQRLGMGEKPCVELLGKPLITYVIDNLRASKNIDRVFVAVSPVTPKTEIMIQERYKGEVQVIRTFGGNYVGDMIHAVETSNTAGPVMIIMSDLPLVNPALIDSVIEKYREEGKPALSVYVPINVCRGTGTRPDTVFNKDGKLIVPAGVNILDSSQIRNEQEDFNLILDNPRLAINVNTVKDLQRCKDLLQCSN; translated from the coding sequence ATGGACGCTATTGTAATGGCAGGAGGGTTCGGGCAGAGGCTTGGTATGGGGGAAAAGCCCTGCGTAGAATTGCTCGGAAAGCCGCTTATTACCTATGTAATAGATAACCTTAGAGCTTCAAAAAATATAGACCGGGTTTTCGTAGCGGTCTCGCCTGTTACCCCGAAAACCGAAATAATGATTCAGGAACGTTATAAGGGAGAGGTACAGGTAATCAGGACCTTCGGCGGAAACTATGTGGGAGACATGATTCACGCAGTAGAGACTTCAAATACTGCAGGCCCGGTAATGATCATTATGTCCGACCTGCCTCTGGTGAATCCTGCCCTTATTGATTCGGTGATAGAGAAATACAGGGAAGAAGGAAAACCTGCACTTTCCGTTTATGTCCCTATCAATGTCTGCAGAGGAACCGGGACCAGGCCTGATACAGTATTTAATAAGGACGGAAAACTCATCGTGCCTGCTGGAGTTAATATCCTTGACAGTTCTCAAATCAGGAACGAACAGGAAGACTTTAATCTCATACTTGATAATCCCAGACTAGCAATAAACGTAAATACCGTTAAAGACCTGCAGCGCTGCAAGGATTTACTGCAGTGCTCCAACTAA
- a CDS encoding ABC transporter ATP-binding protein, translating to MIRDGKKILRGINLEVGDCEIHSIIGANGAGKSTLAYTLMGLQGYEHEEGNIIFNGEDVAALSITERARKGITLAWQEPARFEGLKVRDYLAIGAKGNGGITEEEIKEALRKVDLKPEKYLNREVGEALSGGERKRIELASIITMKPKLAILDEPDSGIDVVSLKEIVSLIQTLKENGSSVLVITHREEIAAASDKASLMCEGVILRSGDPLEISEFFKNRCIPCDSRVSPTKVV from the coding sequence TTGATCCGCGATGGGAAAAAAATTCTTCGTGGTATTAACCTTGAGGTAGGTGACTGTGAAATCCACAGCATCATAGGCGCAAATGGTGCAGGAAAAAGTACACTTGCCTATACCCTGATGGGGCTCCAGGGTTATGAACACGAGGAGGGCAACATCATTTTTAACGGGGAAGATGTTGCAGCTCTCTCAATAACCGAACGTGCAAGAAAAGGTATAACCCTTGCCTGGCAGGAGCCAGCCCGCTTTGAAGGGCTGAAGGTCAGGGATTACCTTGCTATAGGGGCAAAAGGCAACGGCGGCATCACGGAAGAAGAGATAAAGGAAGCCCTCAGAAAAGTCGACCTGAAGCCCGAGAAATACCTTAACAGGGAAGTGGGCGAAGCGCTGAGCGGAGGCGAAAGGAAGCGTATAGAACTTGCCTCCATAATTACCATGAAGCCGAAACTTGCAATCCTTGATGAGCCGGACTCCGGGATTGACGTGGTCTCATTAAAAGAAATTGTTTCACTCATCCAGACTCTTAAAGAAAACGGCTCATCAGTGCTAGTTATTACACACAGGGAAGAAATAGCAGCAGCCTCAGATAAAGCGTCCCTGATGTGCGAAGGGGTCATCCTCAGGAGCGGAGACCCCCTGGAAATTAGCGAATTTTTCAAAAACAGATGTATACCCTGTGACAGCCGGGTATCTCCCACCAAGGTGGTCTGA
- a CDS encoding SufB/SufD family protein — MTPITLNTLSREAEDITAAYTAAGGDAAVLHNHGLSSLVVSGNKVLSANATEGIVLEKKETEHGVDIKLTIKKGYKIPLPVHLCFGLVPKDGLQEIKMDFVAEEESAVELIAHCTFPNAEKVIHKMDAEMIIGKNAALKYTETHFHGPHGGIQVLPKAHITIEEGGSYYTNFSLVSGRVGYLEFDYSVDAEKDSICEMVTKVYGKADDKIKVLERISLNGENARSVIKSRIAITDNAESVFRGITEGHAPRARGHVDCMEVIQGNAKAEAVPIVRVDNPLAKVTHEAAIGCVDKKEVETLMARGLEEDDAIDIIVKGMLA; from the coding sequence ATGACTCCGATTACATTGAATACGCTTTCAAGAGAAGCAGAAGATATAACAGCAGCTTACACAGCAGCGGGAGGAGATGCTGCAGTCCTGCATAACCATGGGCTCTCGAGCCTTGTGGTAAGCGGAAATAAAGTGCTCAGCGCAAATGCGACTGAAGGCATAGTGCTTGAGAAAAAAGAGACCGAACACGGCGTGGACATTAAACTGACCATTAAAAAAGGTTATAAGATCCCCCTGCCTGTCCACCTCTGCTTCGGGCTGGTCCCAAAAGACGGGCTTCAGGAAATCAAAATGGACTTCGTAGCTGAAGAAGAATCCGCTGTCGAGCTTATAGCCCACTGCACCTTCCCCAATGCTGAAAAAGTTATCCACAAAATGGATGCCGAGATGATTATAGGAAAGAATGCAGCCCTGAAATACACAGAGACGCATTTCCACGGCCCTCACGGCGGGATTCAGGTTTTACCTAAAGCCCACATAACAATCGAAGAAGGAGGCAGCTATTACACGAATTTTTCCCTGGTCTCGGGCAGGGTAGGGTATCTGGAATTTGATTACAGCGTGGATGCAGAGAAAGACTCGATATGTGAAATGGTAACCAAAGTCTACGGAAAAGCGGACGATAAAATAAAGGTTCTGGAGAGAATCTCCCTTAACGGGGAAAATGCACGCAGTGTTATTAAAAGCCGTATTGCCATAACCGATAATGCAGAATCAGTTTTCAGAGGGATCACCGAAGGTCATGCCCCAAGAGCCCGCGGGCATGTCGACTGCATGGAAGTTATCCAGGGCAATGCTAAAGCCGAAGCTGTGCCAATTGTCCGTGTAGACAACCCTCTTGCCAAGGTCACACATGAAGCAGCTATTGGCTGTGTGGACAAAAAAGAAGTGGAAACTCTTATGGCACGCGGGCTTGAAGAGGACGATGCAATAGATATTATAGTAAAGGGAATGCTGGCCTGA
- the mtbC gene encoding dimethylamine corrinoid protein MtbC: protein MTSKEELLQELSEAIISCKKDAVLAAVEKAKQVMEPAEIIENGLAAGMNQVGVLFERGKLFLPHVMMAADAMTAGVKVLEADMPAGTETKKLGVIVNGTVEGDVHDIGKSIVSTMLQSAGFEVHDIGRDVPIKNFVEKAKEVNANMIGISALMTTTLQGQREVIELLKEEGMREKVKVMVGGAPATQAWADKIGADCYAENASEAVAKAKELLVGK from the coding sequence ATGACAAGCAAAGAGGAGTTACTTCAGGAGCTTTCGGAAGCAATAATCTCCTGCAAAAAGGATGCAGTGCTCGCTGCAGTTGAAAAAGCAAAGCAGGTTATGGAGCCTGCGGAAATAATCGAAAATGGGCTTGCTGCCGGCATGAACCAGGTGGGAGTTTTATTTGAGAGAGGAAAACTCTTCCTGCCGCATGTGATGATGGCAGCCGATGCAATGACTGCCGGGGTCAAAGTCCTTGAGGCGGATATGCCTGCAGGGACAGAGACAAAGAAACTTGGAGTCATTGTAAATGGGACAGTTGAAGGAGACGTTCATGATATAGGGAAATCAATCGTCTCAACAATGCTGCAGTCTGCAGGCTTTGAAGTCCACGACATAGGCAGGGACGTTCCCATAAAGAACTTTGTCGAGAAAGCAAAAGAAGTTAATGCAAACATGATAGGGATCTCCGCGCTTATGACCACAACTCTGCAGGGCCAGAGAGAGGTTATTGAACTTCTTAAAGAAGAAGGCATGAGGGAGAAGGTGAAAGTGATGGTTGGCGGTGCCCCTGCAACCCAGGCGTGGGCTGACAAGATAGGTGCGGACTGCTACGCTGAGAATGCAAGCGAAGCTGTAGCAAAGGCAAAAGAACTGCTTGTGGGGAAGTGA
- a CDS encoding methyltransferase cognate corrinoid protein: MAGKEEIIAKAKNSITEFDEELAAEVAEEALAAGVDPVELIEKGFTAGMEEVGEQFGQGALFLPHVLAAAEAMKAGIEVITPEMEKRKSQTKNLGTVIIGTIEGDIHSIGKDIVASMLNIAGFKVVDLGRDVAIKTFVEKVKELKPQVVASSALMTTTMVNQIQIEEQLKEAGVRDQVKTMVGGAPVTQDWADKIGADIYGESANDAVAKVKAALKVG; this comes from the coding sequence ATGGCAGGCAAAGAAGAAATTATAGCAAAGGCAAAAAATTCGATTACCGAGTTTGATGAAGAACTTGCAGCAGAAGTCGCAGAGGAAGCCCTTGCCGCAGGGGTTGACCCTGTAGAGCTGATTGAGAAGGGCTTCACTGCAGGCATGGAAGAAGTCGGCGAACAGTTTGGACAGGGAGCCCTTTTCCTTCCGCATGTACTTGCAGCTGCTGAAGCCATGAAGGCCGGCATAGAAGTTATCACGCCGGAAATGGAGAAGCGCAAGTCTCAGACCAAAAACCTGGGAACGGTCATTATAGGGACTATCGAAGGTGACATCCACTCCATCGGAAAAGACATTGTGGCTTCCATGCTGAACATTGCCGGTTTCAAGGTTGTGGATCTTGGAAGAGACGTTGCAATTAAGACTTTTGTAGAAAAGGTGAAGGAGCTCAAACCTCAGGTTGTTGCATCCTCTGCACTTATGACTACCACAATGGTTAACCAGATACAGATAGAGGAACAGCTCAAAGAAGCAGGTGTCCGCGACCAGGTGAAAACCATGGTAGGGGGTGCTCCTGTAACCCAGGACTGGGCAGATAAGATCGGTGCAGATATCTACGGTGAAAGCGCCAACGATGCAGTCGCCAAGGTAAAAGCAGCTCTGAAGGTCGGATAA
- a CDS encoding DMT family transporter, with product MDLKALKEQENRRRVSKGYMWALFCAVFWGIWYLPGTVIWVLNPFDEMFGAIAETNGDGVSLVVTAALITAFNALTVMLALMLWNGVLQKFGELSRTLREFSPCSKWFFLASVFGGPIAILGSFMAMGFIGGAFAAVAALLYPVIGSILAYYWYGEKITKRAAAGIIVIIIGGITIFGGGLITELGTGNVPWIGYLGGLMAAVGWGIEGAIAGKGLDISEPDVGLTLRFLGENIIWWIIIVPILAIVGFPMYTYALQAFEPMALLVLIFAGITFGFCYVSWYKSFPLIGVGRGQGIGNLYGFFAVIFIFLFFGDVPQWTILLGGTLCIIGSFVMFTEEAAEIETLRG from the coding sequence ATAGATCTGAAAGCTTTGAAAGAACAGGAAAACAGAAGAAGGGTCAGTAAAGGGTATATGTGGGCTCTTTTCTGTGCTGTATTCTGGGGGATCTGGTATCTGCCCGGAACTGTAATATGGGTGCTTAATCCTTTTGACGAAATGTTCGGAGCAATTGCTGAAACAAATGGAGATGGGGTTTCTCTCGTTGTTACTGCAGCTCTGATAACCGCGTTTAATGCCCTGACTGTTATGCTTGCACTTATGCTCTGGAATGGAGTGCTGCAAAAATTCGGCGAACTTTCGAGAACACTCAGGGAATTCAGTCCCTGTTCCAAGTGGTTCTTCCTTGCTTCGGTTTTCGGGGGACCTATAGCAATTCTCGGGTCTTTTATGGCTATGGGGTTCATAGGGGGAGCATTTGCAGCTGTCGCAGCTCTTCTTTACCCGGTCATAGGGTCCATACTTGCTTACTACTGGTACGGAGAGAAAATTACGAAAAGGGCTGCAGCAGGGATTATTGTCATAATTATAGGTGGAATTACGATCTTCGGAGGCGGCCTGATTACCGAACTTGGGACAGGTAATGTCCCCTGGATAGGATATCTTGGTGGCCTTATGGCTGCAGTCGGCTGGGGGATTGAAGGGGCTATCGCAGGCAAAGGACTTGATATTTCAGAACCGGATGTAGGCCTGACCCTTCGATTCCTTGGAGAAAATATCATCTGGTGGATCATTATTGTGCCTATTCTGGCGATTGTCGGTTTTCCAATGTATACCTATGCGCTTCAGGCTTTTGAACCCATGGCACTTCTTGTCCTGATCTTTGCAGGAATCACCTTCGGATTCTGTTATGTTTCGTGGTATAAGTCTTTCCCGCTGATAGGAGTAGGAAGAGGACAGGGAATCGGGAACCTCTACGGGTTTTTTGCGGTTATTTTCATTTTCCTGTTCTTCGGTGATGTACCCCAGTGGACAATTCTCCTTGGAGGGACTCTCTGCATCATAGGAAGTTTCGTAATGTTCACTGAAGAAGCTGCAGAAATCGAAACCCTGAGGGGATGA
- a CDS encoding DUF5591 domain-containing protein, with the protein MQPIIPEDERSKEPLDTERIIYHPDMIKANDWVINEYEAPYREVCIFVPCAKRKPYHESPSHKKFDRIIFGILKPEDVHIVTFGTCGIAPRELDTQYPFMNYTFMMGKCNVTKIKRDFIKIESERIAAYLEKTRNNYRHRIAYCIGDFRTAMEKALVMVDVKVDIVPREATIQKMIQPDKSFIYNSLSSREYLQDLSDAITDAFGLPEREVGLKEDLSVDDSDWYVL; encoded by the coding sequence ATGCAGCCCATTATCCCTGAAGACGAACGTTCTAAAGAGCCTCTTGATACCGAGAGAATAATTTACCATCCTGATATGATAAAAGCCAACGACTGGGTTATTAATGAGTATGAAGCCCCTTACAGGGAGGTATGTATTTTTGTTCCCTGCGCCAAGAGAAAGCCTTACCATGAAAGCCCGTCCCATAAAAAATTTGACCGGATAATCTTCGGAATTTTAAAGCCTGAAGATGTACACATAGTTACCTTCGGGACCTGCGGAATCGCTCCAAGGGAACTTGATACCCAGTACCCGTTTATGAATTATACTTTCATGATGGGCAAATGCAATGTGACAAAGATCAAGAGAGACTTCATCAAAATAGAAAGTGAAAGGATTGCCGCCTACCTTGAAAAGACAAGGAATAACTACAGGCACAGGATAGCCTACTGTATCGGGGATTTCCGGACTGCAATGGAAAAAGCCCTGGTGATGGTTGATGTAAAAGTTGATATCGTCCCCAGGGAAGCCACAATTCAGAAGATGATTCAGCCCGATAAATCTTTCATTTACAACAGCCTCTCATCCAGAGAGTACCTTCAGGACCTTTCCGATGCAATTACCGACGCCTTCGGGCTTCCCGAACGGGAAGTAGGCTTGAAGGAAGACCTCTCGGTGGACGATTCTGACTGGTATGTTTTGTAA